TGATGTTGCTGCAATTATTATAATCGCTTTATTTTATACAAATGAGCTAAGTATTTTAAGTCTTAGCCTTGCTACTTGTGGTTTAGCTATTTTGCTATTATTAAATTATTTGCATATTTGTATAAAAAGCCTTTATGTGATTATTGGTGCATTTATTTGGGTTTGCGTTCTTAAAAGTGGAGTTCATGCGACTTTAGCTGGTATGGCGTGTGCGTTTTTCATACCATTAAATACTAAAGATAATAAAGAATTTTTAGAACACATAATGCACGATTTGACACCTTATATAAATTATTTTATATTGCCTTTATTTGCTTTATTTAATGCTGGAGTTTTGATTAATGGTCTTAATTTAAATGATTTTAATGCAGTATTTTTTGGAGTATTTTTAGGTCTATTTTTAGGCAAACAATTAGGTGTTTTTAGCTTTTGCTTAATTGCTAGTAAATTTGGCTTTAAATTACCATCAAATAAAGTTCAATTATACGGGGTTTGCATACTAACAGGTATTGGTTTTACTATGAGCTTTTTTATAAACACTCTTGTATTTGAAAATAATCCTGAATTATTTAATAGCGCAAAATTAGCAATACTTAGCGCTTCTTTTGTATCAGCTGTATTAGGCTATATTTGGCTAAGATTTATAAGCAAATAATCATATTAACTCCTATAAAAAGGAGTTAATTTAAATTTTATTGTATTTATAATAAGCAGCACAAGCACCTTCACTACTTACCATACAACTTCCTATTGGATTATTAGGCGTGCATAAATTACCAAAAACTTTGCAATCAGTTGGCTTTGCAAGTCCTTTTAAAATCTTAGGGCATAGACAGGCTTTGTTTTCTGCTTTTGTATTTGTTTTTATATCAAATACTTTTTTTGCGTTTATATAATCATATTCATCTTTTAGCTCCAAACCGCCATTACTAATAACACCTAAGCCACGGAATTCAAAATCATCACGCCTAAAGTATTTTTCAATTAATTCTTTAGCTTTTTCATTACCATTTTTACTAACTAATCTTGAATATTCATTATAAACATTATGAGTTTTATTCTTAAATTGTAAGCTTAAATTTAATAGTGAGTGCATTAAATCAACAGGCTCAAAACCACTTATAGCAAATGGTTTTTTATAAGTATTAGCCATATTTAAATATGCGTTTTCTCCTATTATCACACTTACATGCGATGGGGCTAAAAAGCCATCAATATTACAATCTTTATCATTTAATAAGGCTTCAACAGGCTCAGGAACTCTTACATGATTTATATGAAAAAATACATTTTTAAGTCCCATTTCAAGCACTTTTTCAATCAAAATCGCACTCATAGGAGTTGTAGTTTCAAAACCTATTGCAAAAAATATAATCTTTTTATCTTTATTTTCATTTGCGATTTTTAATACTTCTAGTGGGCTATAAAGCGCTCTAATATCCTTGCCTTGTGCTCTTAATTTTTCTAAACTCGTATTACTAGCAGGAACTTTAATCAAATCAGCAAGCGTGCAAAAAATAGCACCTTCCATACTTGCTAAAAAAATAGCTTCATCAAGCCTACTTTTTGGCATTACACAAACAGGACAACCTGGCCCATGAATAAAATTAATATTAGGCAAAAGAGAAGGGATTGAGTATTTTATAAGCGAATGTGTGTGCCCGCCACAAATCTCCATTACATTATAAACCCTATCAAGCTTAACATTATTAATTAGTTTTTTTAAATTATTAATAATATTTGCGTCTTTATATTCTTTTATGTAATTCATAAAAACCTACTTTCAATCTCTTCGCTACCTATCTCATCTGCAATTTGCTTATATAATTCTAAGCTTTCTTTAGCAGCTGCTTCATCAATTTTTTGCATAGCAAAACCAACATGAATTAATACAAAATCTCCCACATTAACCTGCTCAGGTATCAAATCAAGGCTAACCCCACGCTTAATCCCTAAAGTATCAACCATAGCAAAATTATTTTCATCAACACTTAAAACTTTTGATGGTATAGATAAACACATATTAACTCCTTAAAGATTTAAAATATTCACAAAGTTCGGCAATTCCTTCGCCTGTAGTGCTGCTTACGCAAAAGATTTTTACATTTGGATTTAATTTTTTTGCTTCTTGTGTGATAGTTTCTAGGCTAAAATCAAAATATTTTGCTATATCCATTTTAGTTAAAACTATTACATCAGCTCTTTTAAACATAACAGGATATTTTGCTACTTTATCACTTCCTTCAGGACTTGATAAAAGCACAACATTTAAATTCTCGCCCAATTTATATGATGCAGGGCATACTAAGTTGCCTATATTTTCTATTACACAAAACTCTGAATTACTAATATCAAGATTTTTTAGAGCTAAATCTATCATTTTTGCGTCTAAATGGCAGCTTTGACCTGTGCTTATTTGATATGCTTTAGCACCTGCTTTGATAATCCTATCAGCGTCCTTATTAGTCTCTAAATCCCCTTCAATTACGCATAATTTTAATAAATTATTTTTTATAATATACTCAAGTAGAGTGGTTTTACCACTACCAGGAGAGCTCATAAAATTAAGGCAATATAAATTAGATTTTTTAAAAAACTCTTGATTGATTTTTGCTTGATTTTCGTTTTCAGCCATAATTTTTGCTTTTGCTTCAATGATTACTTTCATTACCTACTCCTTAAATTTTTCACATTTTACTAAGTAAAAGTATTTACAATGGCAACAAAAATCATTTTATAAATAATAGACCAAATTCCAAGTAAAAAATTTAATACTAATATTTAAATTAATTAAAACTTAATTTTTAAAATTAATTTAAATATTTAACTTTTAAATATAAAATTTATCAATTTTTTTTAATTAAAGGATAAAAAAATGGATATTCTTATGAATTTACCTAATTCTTTACAATTTGCTATACAACTAGCTATTGTATGTATTTGCCTATTTTATGGCTCAAAAAAAGGTGGAATTACTCTTGGAATGTTAGGTGGCGTTGGGCTTATTGTGATGATTTTTGGCTTTGGTGTAAAACCAGGAAAACCAGCAATTGATGTTATGCTAACTATTTTAGCAGTTGTTGTGGCTAGCGCAACACTTCAAACCAGTGGTGGTCTTGATGTAATGCTTCAAATAGCTGAAAAAATTCTTAGAAAAAATCCAAAATATATTAGTATTTTAGCTCCAATTACGACTTGCACCCTAACAATTCTTTGTGGCACAGGGCATGTTGTTTATACAATTTTACCTATTGTATATGACATAGCCATTAAAAACAATATTAGACCTGAAAGACCGATGGCAGCAAGTAGTGTTTCAGCACAACTTGGAATAATTGCTAGCCCAGTATCAGTGGCTGTAGTAACTCTAACAGCATTTATTATTAATAGTAATCATCACTTAGCAGGATTTGATGGATATTTGGACTTACTTAAAATTACAATACCATCAACTTATTTAGGAGTGCTTTGCGTTGGAATATTTAGCTGGTTTAGGGGTAAAGATTTAGATAAAGATAGTGAATTTCAAGAAAAAATTAAAGATGAAGAATTTAAAAAATATGTTTATGGTGGTGGGTGCAAATCATTAATAGGTGAAAAATTACCTAATAGTGCTTGGTTATCAATGTGGATATTTTTAGGTGCTATTGCCTTAGTTGCTATTTTAGGATATTTTTCAAATCTACGACCTGCATTTAATACAAAAGTTGATTCAGCAAGTATTTTAATCGTAGATAATAATGCTAAAACAATGAAAGAAATACCTATTAAGAATTCAAATCTCATAATTACTTATAATGAATTAAATAAAACTATTAAAGATGGTAAAGTAAAAAACACGAAAGAAAATATAAAAGCAATTAGCATTGATAATAATCTACAAATAACACAAGAAAATAACTATGTAATTATTAATAATGAAAAATTTGAAAATGCAAAAATTATTTTTAGCGATAAAAAAGAACAAGCAAAACCTTTAGGAATGGTTGAAGTAATTCAAATTTTTATGCTTTTGGCAGGTTCATTAATAATAATCTTTACAAAAACTAATGCAAATAATATTTCAAAAAGTGAGATATTTAAATCAGGAATGGTTGCTCTTGTGGCTGTATTTGGAATCTCTTGGATGGCTGATAGTATGGTTGCAACACATACTCAAATGATAAAAGATAGCTTAGGAAATATATTAAGCGAATATCCTTGGACTTACGCAATAGTTTTAATAATAATTTCTAAATTAGTAAATTCTCAAGCAGCCGCACTTGTAGCGTTTGTGCCACTAGCTTTAAATATAGGAGTTAATCCAGCTGTTATTTTAGCATTCGCACCAGCTTGTTATGGCTATTTTATTTTGCCAACATATCCAAGTGATTTAGCAGCTATTCAATTTGATAGAAGTGGAACAACTCGTATAGGAAGATTTGTAATAAATCATAGTTTTATTATTCCTGGTTTTATAGGTGTTATTACTTCAAGTATTTTTGGATATTTTCTTGCGAGTTTTTATGGTTCCTTATAAATTTTGCCCTATTTTAGGGCAAAATTAAGATTTTAATTTTGCTAATATTTAACTAGAATTTAAAATATTATTTTCCAATAAAACTATAATTTAAAACCTAGAAACTATAATCTCAATTATCTTATCATCTTCTAATTCAAGCCTAATGCTAACACTTTTGCCCAAAAGTATTTTAGTAAAATAAAAATATTCATTTTTCATTTTAAATTCTAACTGGCTTAAAGTCTTTTGTATCTCATTATAGCTTTTGCCTTTTATATCATTATTTATATCATCTAATACACTTTTATCAAGTACAAGGCAAACTCTTTCAAGGTTACTACACTTTAGGTCTGATTTTAAAATCCTTGTTATAAGCTCATTGGGTTGTTTTAAAAAATCATCATAATACCACCAAGCACAAAGCATAGCCAAAGTTAAAGCTAAGTATTTTTTAAAATAAACATTATAGTTTTTTCTAGCAGTATATAAATATACAAAGCCAAATATCGCAAATGGCACGAGATTTTTAAGAGTATCAATGCTCTTATAAACGCTTTTATCATAAAAACAAAAATTATAAATAATCTTAGCAAGGCAAACACACGATATAAAAAGCGAAATATGTCTTAAAAGTAAATAAAACTTATCTTGCAAGATTATCTTACTATCTAAATCATCTTGAGATAGCAAAAGATAAATCCTAGAAAAAAGAAAAGCAAATATAAAGCAAGAAATATAACTAAAATCTCCTATATAAAATGGTATAAAAAACAAAAATCAAGCTAGATAAAAAAGCGTATTTTTAAAAATCACATTAGCTTTTGCTAAAAAACCTTTTAAAGCCACTTTGTTATCCTTAAAAGTAAAAATATTTAAATTTAAAAATCACTAAAAATAAAATTGAAATTCCTAATTTAAATACCTTTTAAAATATCTTGAAAATACATTAAATTTTAACGGAATTTAAAATCGGAATTTCAATATTTTTTATCCTTTAATATCCTAATTATTCAGCCTTTTTATCCAAAAAATTATCAATATTTTTTGTAATATACATAAGAACATATAAAACTATCATTATAAGAATTGTTCCAGTAATTAGTGCGAATTGCTCCATTTGAAGCACAGAAAACAATACTGCATAAACACCGCCTAAAAATAGCAGCATTCCAAAACCAAATTTTTTGCTATTTGTAAGAGCTTTTATATAAAGTGCGTTTGGTATTACGACCATTAATGTAGCGATAATATAGGCAAGTTCAAAACTAAAATATTCTGACATTGAAAGCAAAACCAAATAAAACAAAGTTAGCGAAAATCCAACAACTCCGTATTGGATATAATGAGTTGGTTTTTTGCCTAAAATTTCAAAAACATAAACCACAAATAAGCTAAGCATTATAAATAATATGCCGTATTTAGCAGCTCTTATTACTTGTCTGTAATGAGTAATGCCTTCGTATAGATTAATACCGATTAGATTATCATTTAGATAATGATTTGAATTATTTATAGCTTTTTGATAATTCATAGTAAATGGCATAATTTCATATTTTGCATTAAAGCCGTTATTATCAAGATTTTTGCTAACAGGCAATGTCCCATAAAAACTCGGTTTGCTTTCTTTTGAATTAATATCTAAGGTATTCTTTTGCGCTAAAGGAAGTATCTCTATACCTTTTGAGCCCCTTAATGTGAAAGAAATTTCAAAAGGTGTATTATTTTTCAACATATTTTTATTAATTAGTGATGAAATTCCATATCTTAAATGAGAATTTTTACTATTTGTCCCTGCATTTGGTTTTAAATCAATGCTATTTAGTTTAAAAGTTGAGATATTTACTAATGATTTTGCATCTAATAAACCTAAAGATAAATAAATTTCATCAAAGTCTTGCGGTAATTTTTCATCTAAATCAGCAAAATTACCACCAATGTTAATATTTGCGTTATAAACACTAGCTTTATATATTCCTTTTTGTCTAACCTCATCTAAAATATCAATTTTTACATCAATTTGGCTTGGGATTATGATTTTTTCGTAAGGGACTTTTTGCGTAATCGTATTGCCTTCTTCATCTTTTATTTTTTGTTCTTTAGTGCCATTTATTACTAGAAAAATCCCGTGTATTGTTTGCTTTTGACCCCATTCATTACCTAGAGTATCAACCATATTTTCATAAGTATCATTTCTCTCATTTATTATTCCGTTTATAAAAAACAATGGTATTTGAAGTAATATTGCAAGTAAAAATATAAAACCTACTTTTTTAGTTATTGAATTAGATGGTATTTTGATCATTTTATTTCCTTTTAATTTTTAAAATATTTATCATATACAAAATAAGCTTAAATTACAAACACCAAACGCAATTCCTATTTTAAATTCCACTGCAGATAATTGAAATTTATATTTATTAAAATCACTAAACGATTTTTCGTTTATTATATTTTTCCACAAAGCTTAAATACCTAGCTTTTTTAAAAGTTCGCTTGATTTTGCTAGGTTTTTGCTAAGTGAGTTTAGAATTTCATCTACGCTTCTTAGCTCTTTTTCTTCTTTTATGTTTGGATTTTTTGCACTTAAATCATAGTTTTTAAGAGCAAGTTCGCTTTTGCTTACTAGCCATGAGTTTTCAGTGATTTTACGCTCCTTAACACAAGTTAGAAAATCTTTAAAATGCTCATACTCTAAAGGCTTATTTTTAGTGAGTTTATAAGGTGGCACTAGCTCATAATAATACACCTCATCACTATAATTTAAAAACCTTTTGCCAAGCGAGAAAAACAGCACATTAGTCTTCACTGCACTATAAGGCAAAAACACCCCACTAGGAAGGCTTAAAACGCACTCTAAATTATACTCATTTACCAAATCTTGCTTTACACTCGTAAAGGCGTTTGAGTTTTGAAACAGTACTCCTTCAGGCACTACCATAGCACATTTGCCGTTTATCTTAAGGCTTTTTAGGATATGTTGCAAAAATAGTAGCTCAGTGGCGTTTGATTTTACTAAAAAGTTGTTTTGGATTTGCTCTTTTTCTTTGCCACCAAATGGTGGATTTGCTAGGATTATTTCATATCTATCATCTTCGCTTATATCGGTGATTTTTTTATTTAGGGTGTTTGTTTTGATGATATTTGGAGATTTTATGCCGTGTAAAATCATATTCATAACACCCATTGCATAGCTTAGTGGGGTCTTTTCTTTGCCGTGCAAGGCATCATTTTGCATAAAATCTATCTCATCATTGCTAAGGCTTGTTTTATCCCTCATCACATGCAAAAAACTCTCACACAAAAACCCACAACTACCACAGGCAGGATCATACACACGCTCATTTGCCTTTGGGTCTATCACTTCAACGATAGCTTTTATAAGTGGTCTTGGGGTATAAAATTCCCCACTATTCCCCCCCCCATCGCTCCCCATATCTTTTAGCAGTTTTTCATACACTAGGCTTAGTGCAAACACATCATCATCTTTACTAAAGTTACATTCATCAATGATATTTATGATATCTCTTAGCGTGTGTCCGCTACTTATTCTGTTGTCAATATTTTCAAAAATACCACCGATTTTATACTCAATGCTTTTAAAATCATCGTTATTTTTAAAACTTTTTAGATAGACAAAAAGCTCATTATTTACAAAATTAGTCAAATCATCACCACTTAAAGCGTTTTTAATATCTAGTGTGCCATCTTCTTTTTTAGGTGCTGCCCAACTACTCCACGCAAATTTGCTATCAAGTATACTTACATATTCTTTATCATCATAAAACGCCTTATCTTCAAGCTCTTTTTCATAATCATCTAAGAATTTTAAAAATAGTATCCAGCTAATTTGCTCCGTATAATGCATAGCCCCACTAATACCATCATCACGCCTTAAAATGTCTGTTATTTGGTCTATTTTATTTTGCATTTTTGTCCTTTACCCATCATACTTTTAAATATTTATCATCAAGTAAAAATCAAGTAGATTTATAGTAAAAGTCTATCATTATCGTAAAATTAAGTAGATTAACTTTAATAAAAGTTATCTTTTATGTTTATTAAAGATTGTTTTTCTTGAGCCTTTTTTTCTTCGCTTGACATACTGAAAGCTGATTAAATATATATCCTTTCATCTGATTTGTTTATTACAAAATCAACTTCTAAAGATTTATTAATGTTTTTCCCATATTACATTTATACACTTCTATCACACCCACATATACCATATATCCACGAGATTTAAACTCTTTGTAGATTATATTTTCTTAATATGTGTTTTAATTTTATTTGTCTATACTTTAACATAACGTTTCTTAAGCCTATATCTTCATAATAGTATTTAAGTGGAGTGCCTATATATTTTCGCCCTTTTACATCATAACGATTTGCACTACTTATCAAAAAACAATCTTGTAAAAAATCTATATAATTTTTAATAGTTACATTGCTTATCTTTATGCCTTTACTAGCAAATGTTTTTTTCTATGGTGCTAGGGTTTGCAAGTGCTCCTATATTTGAAGCCAAAATATCTAACAAGCTTTCTAGTTCATAAGTTTTGCTGATATTGTTTCTTTCAATTAAATCTTTTAAATAAACTTCCTTAAAAAGATTTTGCAAATAAGCACTTTTTTGCTCTTATGTAGGCAGAGTCGCCACAAATGGCATTCCGCCCCATACTATTATTCATTCCAAGCTGTATTTATATCATCTTTTGTTTGCATAAATTCTTTAAAGCTAAGTGGGTATAAATATAGCTCATCTCCTCTACCACAAAACTCCGTTATAACATCGCTTGATAAAAACTTAGAATACCGCCCGTTACATACACATCAACATTGTCAAAATATAAAAGCGTGTTTAAAACCTCTTCAAAGTTTTTTAAAAACTAAACTTCATCAAGCATAATATAATGCATTTTTTCATCTTTTATAAGTGATTTTATATGATTTAATAAATTAGCAGGTTCTCTTAAATACTTATAATCAAACTTATCAAGTTAAATAATGATTATATACCCAATTACAAATTAAGAAAACTTAACAAACAACATAAAAACGAAAATACGATTAAATACATATTCTAAGTTATATTAGAACTTTTACAAACTTGTAGTGTTATTTAAAAATGAGTTTATTTAGATAAATATCTGTTTTTATTTGTACTTTTCTAACTTACATTTATTAAAAATCGATGTAAGTTAGAAAAATTTTTATCATAAAATTGTCTTTTAATCATAAAGAATAAAATTCTATTTCCGAAGTTGATTTAAATAGAAAAACTCAATAAACACCATTAACTTATTATATATATAATTATAAGAATATAACTAAAATAGGAGGAATTATGTATAAGATAATTGATGGAAAACAATATAATAAACATAGTGGTATTAAGGATATTAAAATTCCAGATTGTTTTGTATATCCTAACAATAAAAATGGCTGTGGTCATGGGGAAGCAAAATTATATATAAGTGTTAATTCTTGCGAAGACATAGAGGCCTTCTTTGAAATAGAAAAAGGTATTGGTACAGTGAATTGTATAATTGAAAAAGCTGATTTATTAAACTATTTAAATGTCAATAAAAATAACTATGATAGTGGAATATACGATATTAGAAAAAAAGAAATAGAAAATATTAAAGATGAAAATTTATTTTTTACGTTATTCTTACCTAAATTGGACGGTAGTAGAGATTATATAAACTCAAAAGATGAAAATTATCATCTTATTAGAAAAGTAGCTTTAAAAAATATAGGTTCTATATCAATAGAAAAGCTTATATATATTAATAATCATCTAAACATAAGATTAGTGTATTTTCAATTAAAGGTATTAACTAAGTGATAATGTATTACGAATTTAAATTTACTATACAATACCTTTAAAGGTTTGAAATTTAGATTTTTGAATATAAGGTACTCTTGCTATTATAGTAATTGTACCCTTCTAATAAATCTAAATCATAAAATCTATTGCATAATCACTAAGTTTAGTATCCTACCATCAGTGAAATAATACTCTTTCCTAATGTTTTCCTTAAGCCACCCAGCGTTTTCTAGCTTTATATCAATATATTTTGCTCTAGTTTCGTTTTCTAACATTTAAATCCGCCAATAATTTATGAAATTTATTAGAAATATATATAAAATTATTAAAAATTACAAATATTAAAATAATTTTTATATTAATAATCTTTTAATAAATGTAATAAATTACTTATAAAAATTTGTTCTTTGCTTTTTAATTCTAATATTGGACTTTCATCTTCTTTGATACTATTTAAGTTAATCCCTAAAATAGCCATTTTGCTATCTTTACCAGTT
This is a stretch of genomic DNA from Campylobacter sp. RM12651. It encodes these proteins:
- the nhaA gene encoding Na+/H+ antiporter NhaA, whose protein sequence is MLKKIITHELFAPILLIFMTILALALKNSNLNTYYELITNYKAGVIFGDLNLIKPLTLWVNDGLMAIFFFWVGLEVKKEILIGELSNIKAASLPLIAALGGVIVPAIIYSLININDSFALQGFAIPTATDIAFALGVLLLLGNKIPKSLTIFLLSLAIFDDVAAIIIIALFYTNELSILSLSLATCGLAILLLLNYLHICIKSLYVIIGAFIWVCVLKSGVHATLAGMACAFFIPLNTKDNKEFLEHIMHDLTPYINYFILPLFALFNAGVLINGLNLNDFNAVFFGVFLGLFLGKQLGVFSFCLIASKFGFKLPSNKVQLYGVCILTGIGFTMSFFINTLVFENNPELFNSAKLAILSASFVSAVLGYIWLRFISK
- the hypB gene encoding hydrogenase nickel incorporation protein HypB, with the protein product MKVIIEAKAKIMAENENQAKINQEFFKKSNLYCLNFMSSPGSGKTTLLEYIIKNNLLKLCVIEGDLETNKDADRIIKAGAKAYQISTGQSCHLDAKMIDLALKNLDISNSEFCVIENIGNLVCPASYKLGENLNVVLLSSPEGSDKVAKYPVMFKRADVIVLTKMDIAKYFDFSLETITQEAKKLNPNVKIFCVSSTTGEGIAELCEYFKSLRS
- a CDS encoding type I restriction-modification system subunit M — encoded protein: MQNKIDQITDILRRDDGISGAMHYTEQISWILFLKFLDDYEKELEDKAFYDDKEYVSILDSKFAWSSWAAPKKEDGTLDIKNALSGDDLTNFVNNELFVYLKSFKNNDDFKSIEYKIGGIFENIDNRISSGHTLRDIINIIDECNFSKDDDVFALSLVYEKLLKDMGSDGGGNSGEFYTPRPLIKAIVEVIDPKANERVYDPACGSCGFLCESFLHVMRDKTSLSNDEIDFMQNDALHGKEKTPLSYAMGVMNMILHGIKSPNIIKTNTLNKKITDISEDDRYEIILANPPFGGKEKEQIQNNFLVKSNATELLFLQHILKSLKINGKCAMVVPEGVLFQNSNAFTSVKQDLVNEYNLECVLSLPSGVFLPYSAVKTNVLFFSLGKRFLNYSDEVYYYELVPPYKLTKNKPLEYEHFKDFLTCVKERKITENSWLVSKSELALKNYDLSAKNPNIKEEKELRSVDEILNSLSKNLAKSSELLKKLGI
- the hypD gene encoding hydrogenase formation protein HypD, which encodes MNYIKEYKDANIINNLKKLINNVKLDRVYNVMEICGGHTHSLIKYSIPSLLPNINFIHGPGCPVCVMPKSRLDEAIFLASMEGAIFCTLADLIKVPASNTSLEKLRAQGKDIRALYSPLEVLKIANENKDKKIIFFAIGFETTTPMSAILIEKVLEMGLKNVFFHINHVRVPEPVEALLNDKDCNIDGFLAPSHVSVIIGENAYLNMANTYKKPFAISGFEPVDLMHSLLNLSLQFKNKTHNVYNEYSRLVSKNGNEKAKELIEKYFRRDDFEFRGLGVISNGGLELKDEYDYINAKKVFDIKTNTKAENKACLCPKILKGLAKPTDCKVFGNLCTPNNPIGSCMVSSEGACAAYYKYNKI
- a CDS encoding anaerobic C4-dicarboxylate transporter, producing the protein MDILMNLPNSLQFAIQLAIVCICLFYGSKKGGITLGMLGGVGLIVMIFGFGVKPGKPAIDVMLTILAVVVASATLQTSGGLDVMLQIAEKILRKNPKYISILAPITTCTLTILCGTGHVVYTILPIVYDIAIKNNIRPERPMAASSVSAQLGIIASPVSVAVVTLTAFIINSNHHLAGFDGYLDLLKITIPSTYLGVLCVGIFSWFRGKDLDKDSEFQEKIKDEEFKKYVYGGGCKSLIGEKLPNSAWLSMWIFLGAIALVAILGYFSNLRPAFNTKVDSASILIVDNNAKTMKEIPIKNSNLIITYNELNKTIKDGKVKNTKENIKAISIDNNLQITQENNYVIINNEKFENAKIIFSDKKEQAKPLGMVEVIQIFMLLAGSLIIIFTKTNANNISKSEIFKSGMVALVAVFGISWMADSMVATHTQMIKDSLGNILSEYPWTYAIVLIIISKLVNSQAAALVAFVPLALNIGVNPAVILAFAPACYGYFILPTYPSDLAAIQFDRSGTTRIGRFVINHSFIIPGFIGVITSSIFGYFLASFYGSL
- the creD gene encoding cell envelope integrity protein CreD encodes the protein MIKIPSNSITKKVGFIFLLAILLQIPLFFINGIINERNDTYENMVDTLGNEWGQKQTIHGIFLVINGTKEQKIKDEEGNTITQKVPYEKIIIPSQIDVKIDILDEVRQKGIYKASVYNANINIGGNFADLDEKLPQDFDEIYLSLGLLDAKSLVNISTFKLNSIDLKPNAGTNSKNSHLRYGISSLINKNMLKNNTPFEISFTLRGSKGIEILPLAQKNTLDINSKESKPSFYGTLPVSKNLDNNGFNAKYEIMPFTMNYQKAINNSNHYLNDNLIGINLYEGITHYRQVIRAAKYGILFIMLSLFVVYVFEILGKKPTHYIQYGVVGFSLTLFYLVLLSMSEYFSFELAYIIATLMVVIPNALYIKALTNSKKFGFGMLLFLGGVYAVLFSVLQMEQFALITGTILIMIVLYVLMYITKNIDNFLDKKAE
- a CDS encoding HypC/HybG/HupF family hydrogenase formation chaperone, which gives rise to MCLSIPSKVLSVDENNFAMVDTLGIKRGVSLDLIPEQVNVGDFVLIHVGFAMQKIDEAAAKESLELYKQIADEIGSEEIESRFL